In a single window of the Niabella ginsenosidivorans genome:
- a CDS encoding IS110 family RNA-guided transposase, which produces MNKQDKKKAKKKLTPSDMVRMPIVNSDAAGIDISATIHAVAVPIDRDEESVRLFGGFTEDLKAIAEWLRQCSITSVAMESTGVYWKPLYMILIENGFEVLLVNAKHVKNVTGRKTDEEDARWIQKLHSCGLLKSSFIPDNATEQLRTLVRHRKRLLEDSSKYVQRMQKALELMNIKIHCVISDLMGKTGTAIIEAILAGERMPKNFLIHVDGRIKADSEKITQSLTGNWREEQLFLLEENYSLYQYIQQRIISCESKIEKYFKSVITNSEGIHQKQISTERQTRKSRQKKKNDPLFDVRGYLYRIHGVDVTEIFGISETSALEILAETGTDLSKWEDEKKFVSWLNLCPNNKISGGKLISSMVMSKKSGYVAQSFRAAANGLQRSDHWLGDYFRRMKTKGGNKYAIIATARKLAIIYYKMVRYKQEFNPIDAETYRQKYKAVKIAWLEKQLSRLKVA; this is translated from the coding sequence ATGAACAAACAAGACAAAAAGAAAGCAAAGAAAAAATTAACCCCATCTGATATGGTCCGTATGCCAATAGTCAATAGCGATGCAGCAGGCATTGATATATCGGCAACCATTCATGCGGTAGCTGTTCCTATAGATCGGGATGAGGAGAGTGTAAGATTGTTTGGAGGATTTACGGAAGACTTGAAGGCTATTGCCGAGTGGTTAAGACAATGTAGTATCACAAGTGTTGCTATGGAAAGTACAGGCGTTTATTGGAAACCTTTGTATATGATTTTAATAGAGAATGGATTTGAGGTATTACTGGTAAATGCTAAACATGTAAAAAACGTAACGGGTCGCAAAACAGATGAAGAAGACGCTCGCTGGATACAAAAACTACATTCTTGTGGGTTGTTAAAAAGTAGCTTTATACCTGATAATGCTACAGAGCAGCTACGTACGTTGGTTCGACATAGGAAGAGACTTTTAGAAGATAGCAGCAAATATGTGCAGAGAATGCAAAAGGCCCTAGAATTAATGAATATTAAAATACACTGTGTCATTAGCGATTTGATGGGAAAGACCGGTACAGCGATTATAGAAGCCATACTTGCAGGGGAACGAATGCCTAAAAATTTTTTAATTCATGTTGACGGCAGAATAAAGGCTGACTCAGAAAAAATTACCCAATCCCTAACTGGTAACTGGCGAGAAGAACAATTGTTTTTACTGGAAGAAAATTATAGTCTTTATCAGTATATCCAACAACGAATAATATCATGCGAATCAAAAATAGAAAAATATTTTAAAAGCGTTATCACCAACAGTGAGGGCATACACCAGAAACAAATTTCTACTGAACGACAGACTAGGAAAAGCAGACAAAAAAAGAAAAATGATCCCCTATTCGACGTTAGGGGGTATTTATATAGAATACATGGTGTGGATGTGACTGAGATATTTGGAATAAGCGAAACGTCCGCGTTAGAAATACTGGCAGAGACTGGGACCGATTTATCAAAATGGGAAGATGAGAAGAAGTTTGTCAGTTGGCTCAATCTTTGTCCAAATAATAAAATATCTGGGGGAAAATTGATTAGCAGCATGGTAATGAGTAAAAAATCAGGTTATGTAGCACAATCCTTTCGAGCTGCAGCCAATGGTTTACAAAGAAGCGACCATTGGTTAGGAGATTATTTTAGGCGTATGAAGACTAAAGGCGGCAACAAATATGCAATTATAGCAACTGCCAGGAAATTGGCCATCATTTATTATAAAATGGTTCGTTACAAACAAGAGTTTAACCCCATTGATGCGGAAACATACCGTCAAAAATATAAGGCCGTCAAAATCGCTTGGCTAGAAAAGCAATTATCCAGATTAAAGGTAGCTTAA
- a CDS encoding glycosyltransferase family 4 protein produces MQIIQIFSTSKFLRDFLEEQLLYFRKKNVYWTMACTQDERLLNDAAKSGYIPLPVDILRKITPLKDLAAIVRLIKAMRNKHFDIAIAHTPKGGMIGMIAARLAGVPKRVYYRHGLLFETAKGLKRKLLIAIEKLTAACATEVICISPSVLEQSIRYRLNRPGKNKLIGPRGSFNGINAIKFDRSKQIPEAVSALRERARIKDPEVIFGFAGRLVNDKGLNELAAAWQLFIKDGKKARLLVAGSYEQRDALPQATRRYLEKEPSVTLLGELEDMVSYYSLLDVFILPSHREGLPTVLLEAAAMELPVITTRATGCVDAILENKTGIFTTTAPEEIAAKMDFYYKNHHLRVQHGQEGRRFVQEYFHQEQIWKETLEQVLTI; encoded by the coding sequence ATGCAAATCATACAAATATTCTCCACCAGCAAATTTTTAAGAGACTTCTTAGAAGAGCAATTGCTTTATTTTAGAAAAAAAAACGTATACTGGACCATGGCCTGTACCCAGGATGAACGATTGTTGAATGATGCCGCAAAATCTGGTTATATACCCCTGCCGGTTGATATCCTGCGAAAAATAACGCCCCTGAAGGACCTGGCTGCTATTGTAAGACTTATAAAGGCTATGCGCAATAAACATTTTGATATCGCTATTGCTCACACCCCCAAGGGTGGCATGATCGGCATGATCGCCGCCCGCCTGGCTGGTGTGCCCAAGCGGGTATATTACCGCCATGGGCTGCTCTTTGAAACGGCAAAAGGATTGAAAAGGAAATTACTGATCGCTATTGAAAAATTAACGGCAGCCTGTGCTACAGAAGTTATTTGCATCAGCCCTTCGGTGCTGGAGCAAAGCATCCGTTACCGGCTGAACCGGCCCGGAAAAAATAAACTGATCGGCCCGAGAGGATCTTTTAATGGTATCAACGCTATAAAGTTTGACCGGTCAAAACAGATCCCGGAAGCAGTCAGCGCCTTAAGGGAACGTGCCCGTATAAAAGACCCCGAAGTGATTTTTGGCTTTGCCGGCCGGCTGGTGAATGATAAGGGTTTAAATGAACTGGCCGCAGCCTGGCAGCTGTTTATAAAAGACGGTAAAAAAGCAAGGCTCCTGGTGGCTGGCAGCTATGAGCAACGGGATGCGCTTCCCCAGGCTACGCGGCGGTACCTCGAAAAGGAGCCTTCTGTAACCCTACTGGGCGAGCTGGAAGATATGGTTTCCTACTATTCACTGCTGGATGTGTTTATTCTCCCCTCTCACCGGGAGGGCCTGCCCACGGTATTACTGGAAGCCGCAGCAATGGAGCTGCCCGTTATTACTACCCGGGCTACCGGTTGTGTGGATGCTATCCTTGAAAACAAAACGGGCATTTTTACAACAACAGCCCCTGAAGAAATAGCGGCTAAAATGGACTTTTACTATAAAAATCACCATCTTCGCGTGCAGCACGGGCAGGAAGGAAGGCGTTTTGTACAGGAATATTTTCACCAGGAACAGATCTGGAAAGAAACCCTGGAGCAGGTATTGACCATTTGA
- a CDS encoding IS256 family transposase: protein MEQDNKLPKDFFKQFTSKEDFQSFFSELYKQGVEQMLQAELDSHLGYEKHAKDGNNTGNSRNGTYPKKVKTQSLGDMVLNIPRDRNSEFEPQLIPKGQRMSDKLEESIIGMYSRGMTTSDIVEQVKQVYGVDVSEGTISNVTNRIIEHIKEWQQRPLEVVYYTVWMDGIVLKVKQNGKYINKCIYLVIGLKNDGLKEVLGMWMAETESASFWMSVLTDLKARGVEDILIACTDNLKGFTDAIKGVFPDTVTQLCVVHQIRNSCKYVVWKDRKPFCADLKDVYGAVNRDAAEAALEKLSEKWGHKYRHAIESWRNNWDCLTSYFDFPLEIRKIIYTTNTIENLNRGIRKYTKTKVQFPDDQAALKAVYMAITNIEKKRSMPIQNWGFILHQFLTIFDNRCRL, encoded by the coding sequence ATGGAACAGGACAACAAATTACCCAAAGATTTCTTCAAGCAATTTACCAGTAAAGAAGATTTCCAATCATTTTTTAGCGAGCTCTACAAACAGGGCGTAGAGCAGATGTTACAAGCCGAACTTGATAGCCACCTCGGTTATGAGAAGCATGCCAAAGATGGCAACAATACCGGCAATAGCCGTAACGGTACCTACCCCAAAAAGGTAAAAACCCAGTCTCTGGGTGACATGGTGCTCAACATTCCCAGAGACCGTAACAGCGAGTTTGAGCCGCAGTTGATCCCCAAAGGTCAGCGCATGAGCGATAAGCTTGAAGAGTCCATTATCGGCATGTATAGCCGGGGAATGACAACTTCCGATATCGTTGAACAGGTAAAGCAGGTATATGGTGTGGATGTTAGTGAAGGCACCATTTCTAATGTCACCAATCGTATCATAGAGCACATCAAAGAATGGCAGCAACGGCCACTGGAAGTGGTGTATTATACGGTCTGGATGGACGGTATTGTACTGAAAGTAAAGCAGAATGGCAAGTATATCAACAAGTGCATTTACCTGGTTATTGGCCTGAAAAACGATGGACTGAAAGAAGTTTTAGGCATGTGGATGGCTGAAACAGAATCAGCTTCTTTCTGGATGAGCGTACTGACCGATTTAAAAGCCCGGGGCGTGGAAGATATCCTGATCGCCTGCACTGATAATCTTAAAGGTTTTACAGATGCCATCAAAGGGGTATTCCCTGATACGGTAACCCAGCTCTGTGTGGTACACCAGATCCGTAACTCCTGCAAGTATGTGGTATGGAAAGACAGAAAGCCCTTCTGCGCTGATTTAAAGGACGTTTATGGGGCTGTAAACCGGGATGCGGCAGAAGCTGCTTTGGAAAAATTATCCGAAAAATGGGGGCATAAGTACCGCCACGCCATTGAGTCCTGGCGCAACAATTGGGACTGCCTTACCAGCTATTTTGACTTTCCGCTGGAAATCCGCAAAATCATTTATACCACCAATACCATCGAAAACCTGAACCGGGGCATCCGAAAATATACAAAAACAAAAGTACAGTTCCCCGATGATCAGGCCGCATTGAAAGCAGTTTATATGGCTATTACCAATATCGAAAAAAAACGGAGTATGCCCATCCAAAATTGGGGGTTCATACTCCATCAGTTCTTAACTATCTTTGACAACAGATGCCGGCTCTAA
- a CDS encoding helix-turn-helix transcriptional regulator, which produces MKKIRKALNLSQQELALLLNVSRSTIAMYEKGLRSLPSKASEIWCRVQLLWQQSLIRTVPAAAMANSHHLQQQQQALSQLNARVQRAAARRVRLTQQLTYMEEQHQRLGFKLYVLRHLMEDALPGSRQLQLLKNRELMTLIRLAGCCSSRRQLLAFQLQVLATEQKAALSGIITLGQEGALLKIPETAAPALQTGGTGG; this is translated from the coding sequence ATGAAGAAGATCAGAAAAGCCCTCAACCTGAGCCAGCAGGAGCTGGCCCTGCTGCTGAATGTATCGCGCAGCACCATTGCCATGTATGAAAAAGGCCTGCGCAGCCTGCCTTCCAAAGCCTCGGAAATATGGTGCCGCGTGCAGCTGCTCTGGCAGCAAAGCCTTATTCGAACAGTGCCGGCAGCTGCCATGGCAAACAGCCATCACCTCCAGCAACAGCAGCAGGCCCTTTCACAGCTGAACGCCCGTGTACAAAGGGCTGCAGCCCGCAGGGTACGGCTTACGCAACAGCTGACCTATATGGAAGAGCAGCACCAGCGCCTGGGTTTTAAGCTCTATGTGCTGCGCCACCTGATGGAGGATGCCCTGCCCGGCAGCCGGCAGTTGCAGTTGCTGAAAAACCGGGAGCTGATGACCCTTATCCGCCTGGCGGGATGCTGCTCCTCCCGCCGGCAGTTGCTGGCCTTTCAACTACAGGTATTAGCTACTGAACAAAAGGCGGCGCTCTCCGGCATTATTACCCTCGGGCAGGAGGGAGCTTTGTTAAAGATTCCGGAAACTGCGGCTCCCGCCTTGCAAACAGGGGGTACGGGGGGCTAA
- a CDS encoding phage holin family protein produces MNHFIQYRPNAPLLVWLLVVFILDFIFGLSKAIFSKLPRTSNNLRKSITKFLQYGGCIIVSMVILNIVSASNETFGRSFAWFFGDVMLYIMIYTEVVSVFENMEAMAPGSTFVKVFVRPVRKVITFQLKQLFREDRAAPDGTGGTDNEISSSCSARDQCRN; encoded by the coding sequence ATGAACCACTTTATTCAATACCGGCCCAATGCGCCTTTGCTGGTATGGCTGTTGGTGGTTTTTATACTGGATTTTATTTTCGGCCTTTCCAAAGCCATCTTCAGCAAACTGCCCCGTACCTCCAACAACCTGCGTAAAAGCATTACCAAGTTCCTCCAATACGGAGGCTGTATCATCGTATCCATGGTGATCCTTAATATTGTGTCTGCCTCTAATGAAACATTTGGCCGCTCCTTTGCCTGGTTTTTTGGCGATGTAATGTTATATATCATGATCTATACAGAGGTGGTTTCGGTATTTGAGAACATGGAAGCCATGGCGCCTGGCAGCACTTTTGTAAAAGTTTTTGTTCGGCCGGTGCGGAAGGTAATCACTTTTCAGCTGAAGCAGCTGTTCCGGGAAGACCGGGCGGCCCCGGATGGTACGGGTGGAACCGATAATGAAATAAGCAGCAGCTGTTCTGCCAGGGATCAGTGCCGGAATTAA
- a CDS encoding sugar transferase, whose translation MYPFFKRLIDLFVSLIVLCILLPFMLPIVIILLLTGEHYVFYLQKRIGYKNRYFNIIKFATMLKNSPNMGTGLITIRKDPRLLPIGGFLRMTKINELPQILNVIKGDMSIVGPRPLVDKTFNAYPEAIRNKIYDSVPGITGIGSIIFRDEEDLLTNTKMDRTEYYEKVIAPYKGELEMWYNKNKSLRVDFWIIFLTAWSIINPDTKLPHKVFNGLPQKDLSDI comes from the coding sequence GTGTATCCATTTTTCAAACGCCTCATCGATCTTTTTGTGTCATTGATCGTCCTTTGTATCCTGTTGCCTTTTATGCTTCCCATTGTAATCATATTATTATTAACAGGGGAACATTATGTATTTTATCTGCAGAAAAGGATCGGCTACAAGAACCGGTATTTCAATATCATCAAGTTTGCCACCATGCTCAAGAACAGCCCCAATATGGGCACAGGGCTGATCACGATACGGAAGGATCCGCGCCTGCTGCCTATTGGCGGTTTTTTACGAATGACCAAGATCAATGAACTGCCACAGATTTTAAATGTTATTAAAGGAGACATGAGCATTGTGGGGCCCCGCCCGTTGGTAGACAAGACCTTTAATGCCTATCCTGAAGCAATCAGAAACAAGATATATGATTCAGTTCCGGGAATTACAGGGATCGGTTCCATTATTTTCAGGGATGAAGAAGACCTGCTTACCAATACAAAAATGGACCGGACAGAATACTATGAAAAAGTGATCGCGCCTTATAAAGGCGAGCTGGAAATGTGGTACAATAAAAATAAAAGCCTCCGGGTAGATTTCTGGATCATTTTCTTGACGGCCTGGTCGATCATTAATCCGGATACAAAACTACCACACAAAGTTTTTAACGGATTACCACAGAAGGATTTGTCTGATATATAA
- a CDS encoding DUF6056 family protein, with the protein MSGQKYLVLHEKGWKRIVAIAVFGIFVMFAGFSFWCHPQADDFIGAVLNRKYDFRGFQSYVYQTNSGRYVASFLADFFFRNGFLFRHYYLSPLLFIAGTIAALCYLLKTIAYTLSFQKIPFLQLLFAAFCIGVVVLSVMPEPVSAFFWFSGAATYQTGNILFLVFLSQLLRTAPPGRKQLWNKEVLLLMVITVLLCGCNEPVALLAFCCTLIIISPLLFKSGYPPLFVGVLSGVFILAIIILLGAPGVRNRAGALHFNFFHILKAGAYTIYWMARALWYLFKTPLFWFFELGVFIFAGSIGSNTALWQWFKKVSVARLFWSLLLVNIVALYPVLFASNGSFPYRALNTVVFVNFILLSFFTGRVGVEYPGIVKLSFYEHIRYPVFFLLIFCNGFMTGLLQTALSGYFYNSVMKQQETALQRAATTGVRQLNMDSYEQERVTVRQLLLQQPEFLYFKPLEDDKTYQYMLEYYHMDTLREGNRLYYK; encoded by the coding sequence ATGTCTGGACAGAAATACCTGGTGTTGCATGAAAAAGGATGGAAGCGGATCGTTGCCATTGCTGTTTTTGGAATCTTCGTCATGTTTGCCGGTTTTTCTTTTTGGTGTCACCCGCAGGCGGATGATTTTATAGGCGCTGTTTTAAACAGGAAATATGATTTCCGGGGTTTTCAAAGCTATGTTTACCAAACAAATTCCGGGCGGTATGTGGCCAGCTTCCTGGCGGATTTTTTTTTTCGTAACGGATTTCTTTTCAGGCATTATTACCTGTCTCCGCTTTTATTCATTGCGGGCACAATAGCCGCGCTTTGCTATCTTTTAAAAACCATCGCTTATACGTTATCTTTTCAAAAGATTCCCTTTCTTCAATTGTTATTTGCTGCTTTCTGTATTGGGGTAGTGGTATTGTCTGTAATGCCTGAGCCGGTCAGTGCCTTTTTCTGGTTTTCAGGCGCAGCTACCTATCAGACAGGCAATATCCTGTTCCTGGTTTTCCTGTCGCAATTATTACGAACAGCACCGCCCGGCAGGAAACAGCTTTGGAACAAAGAGGTACTGCTATTGATGGTCATAACGGTTTTACTATGCGGCTGTAATGAGCCGGTCGCGCTTTTGGCGTTTTGTTGTACACTGATCATCATCAGCCCCTTACTTTTTAAATCCGGCTATCCTCCATTATTTGTTGGAGTATTATCAGGTGTATTTATACTTGCAATCATTATTTTGCTGGGAGCGCCCGGTGTCAGGAACCGCGCAGGAGCATTGCATTTCAATTTTTTCCATATTTTAAAGGCCGGAGCCTATACCATTTACTGGATGGCCCGGGCACTGTGGTACCTGTTTAAAACGCCCCTGTTCTGGTTTTTTGAATTGGGCGTATTTATTTTTGCCGGCAGCATTGGCAGTAATACCGCCTTATGGCAATGGTTCAAAAAAGTATCTGTTGCCCGTCTTTTTTGGAGTCTGCTGCTGGTGAACATCGTTGCGCTGTATCCTGTTCTGTTCGCCTCCAATGGCAGCTTCCCGTACCGGGCATTAAATACGGTGGTCTTTGTAAATTTTATACTGCTTTCTTTTTTTACCGGCAGAGTAGGGGTGGAATACCCGGGCATAGTAAAGCTGTCTTTTTATGAGCATATCCGTTACCCTGTTTTTTTCCTCCTGATCTTTTGCAATGGGTTTATGACCGGGCTGCTGCAGACGGCTTTGTCTGGTTATTTTTACAACAGTGTAATGAAGCAGCAGGAAACAGCACTTCAACGGGCTGCAACAACGGGTGTGCGGCAGCTTAACATGGATAGTTATGAACAGGAGCGTGTAACAGTAAGGCAGCTGCTGTTGCAGCAACCTGAATTCCTCTATTTTAAACCTCTTGAGGATGATAAAACCTATCAATACATGCTGGAATATTATCATATGGATACGCTCAGGGAGGGGAACAGGTTGTATTATAAATAG
- a CDS encoding outer membrane protein assembly factor BamB family protein, with the protein MKTNCFILTITCIILLISCRKKDPQNQEKTPETEINHPPEDFVISIEQLLSNEVIISWSAAKDPDGDSVTYSVYIDTLLIKENVPGQKYELTSLQEQTTYSVKVIARDSKQNEKIATLSVTTPKYYLKYIKGYNFPPSSYPAGSIYSMIKTADNNYAIAGSTSFNGDGYQFVVLKVDSTGKELWKRAYGYQLGDSWNFKITASKDGLLLVGSHHVLKLDQNGSIIWYKTIVNYDNGDASSEIKSIREDSKGNIYLVGGRGSPDPDIAQESALTMLDKSGNIIWEKVFKYSYRSFFNDLYIDKNNTLFILGTIEINQRDDFWLLKTNGDGNEIWNKRYGDERYDFARQIIPTSDGNLLFAGYSWGYRDHSDGRVFKINPANGNEIWSEDVPELSITSICETKDSGFMATGSIDVKTTFDYWGLSKLDRNGSLLWQKSYNKVATFLRTNAILSQNDGGFMVAGNSAVGIVGNNPQIVIIKTDPEGSF; encoded by the coding sequence ATGAAAACCAACTGTTTTATACTAACCATAACCTGCATAATCCTGCTTATTAGCTGCAGAAAAAAGGACCCGCAAAATCAGGAAAAAACGCCTGAAACTGAAATCAATCATCCACCTGAAGATTTTGTAATCTCTATCGAACAACTTTTAAGTAATGAAGTAATTATTTCCTGGTCCGCAGCAAAAGATCCCGACGGAGATTCTGTTACTTATTCTGTATATATTGACACCCTTCTTATTAAAGAAAATGTGCCTGGTCAAAAATATGAGCTTACAAGTCTTCAAGAACAAACCACATATAGTGTTAAAGTAATAGCAAGAGATAGTAAGCAAAATGAAAAAATAGCGACGCTTTCTGTTACTACACCAAAATATTATCTGAAATATATCAAAGGCTATAATTTTCCGCCATCCTCGTATCCTGCAGGAAGTATTTATTCAATGATAAAAACGGCAGATAATAATTATGCTATTGCAGGTTCTACAAGCTTTAATGGAGATGGATATCAATTTGTTGTTTTAAAGGTCGATTCTACAGGGAAAGAACTTTGGAAAAGAGCCTATGGCTACCAATTGGGAGACTCATGGAATTTTAAGATAACAGCGTCTAAAGACGGGTTATTATTAGTGGGTAGTCATCATGTATTAAAACTGGACCAAAATGGCAGCATCATTTGGTACAAAACGATAGTCAACTATGATAATGGAGATGCATCGTCAGAAATAAAATCGATCCGGGAAGATTCAAAAGGTAATATTTATTTGGTTGGCGGAAGAGGTTCGCCCGATCCTGATATAGCACAGGAGTCGGCATTAACGATGCTCGATAAAAGTGGCAATATTATCTGGGAAAAAGTATTCAAATATTCTTATCGCAGCTTCTTCAATGATTTGTATATTGACAAAAACAATACTCTTTTTATTCTGGGCACGATTGAAATTAACCAAAGAGATGACTTTTGGCTCTTGAAGACAAATGGGGATGGCAATGAAATTTGGAATAAGAGGTATGGAGATGAAAGATATGATTTTGCCAGGCAAATAATTCCAACAAGCGATGGAAATCTGCTATTTGCAGGTTACAGCTGGGGATACAGAGATCATAGTGATGGAAGGGTTTTTAAAATTAATCCTGCGAATGGCAATGAAATCTGGAGTGAAGATGTACCTGAGCTATCTATTACTTCAATTTGTGAAACGAAGGATTCCGGTTTTATGGCAACAGGCAGTATTGACGTTAAAACGACATTTGATTATTGGGGTTTATCAAAGCTCGATAGAAATGGAAGTCTTTTGTGGCAGAAATCTTACAATAAAGTTGCTACTTTTTTAAGAACAAATGCCATTTTATCGCAAAATGATGGTGGTTTTATGGTGGCAGGAAACAGCGCTGTAGGTATTGTTGGTAATAATCCTCAAATAGTTATTATAAAAACCGATCCTGAAGGCTCATTTTAA
- a CDS encoding M15 family metallopeptidase codes for MPIFSTRSSNNLKGIHPRLVRVLNAAIKTTPVDFIIVEGVRSLSRQQQLYAQGRTKPGPVVTYADGIKSRSNHQVHKDGYGYAVDLYPFINGRVELNADKELKIIAAHIKQTAAGMDIKITWGGDWKRPFDPPHFELMEEG; via the coding sequence ATGCCCATATTCAGCACAAGAAGCAGCAATAACCTTAAGGGAATCCATCCCCGCCTGGTAAGGGTATTGAATGCCGCCATAAAAACCACACCTGTTGATTTTATCATTGTTGAGGGCGTACGATCGCTGAGCCGCCAGCAGCAACTTTATGCGCAGGGAAGAACAAAGCCCGGCCCGGTGGTGACCTATGCAGATGGTATTAAAAGCAGATCCAATCACCAGGTGCATAAGGATGGTTACGGCTATGCCGTGGATCTATACCCGTTTATAAACGGCAGGGTGGAACTAAACGCCGATAAGGAACTGAAAATAATAGCCGCTCATATAAAACAAACGGCTGCGGGAATGGATATTAAAATTACCTGGGGCGGCGACTGGAAACGCCCCTTTGACCCACCCCACTTTGAGCTTATGGAAGAGGGCTGA
- a CDS encoding BACON domain-containing protein — MKLLLYITLPTILFAFYSCKKGEVAEVKQYSKLKVTVTNQYKQPVSGFTISLKTGSRSISKVSESDIYTASYEAGGYTLTINKTGFIDFTEKIQLNADELKEMQIVLKAGEAYLKLNSDSILRLPSSSLSSIVKIQSNTKWITKDTSDWIEISKAEAFGDDEFYVQTKANLSDSIRSSTIKILAGDHEQQVVITQYPPIRIKKTIGIPGNVMTQTPSSIKIEFNQPVILNNLQSLYYYCISGTPLQPVVDSNILSFNYSCGELGGEYPFSISVKNTIGDTFAETINVGFYLQQLHFKGNIVTHFVNDKDNSFWLLMENPDILYKIDMRSLKIIKEYPLFTNARMITVNPYNDKIYIGYSGVAALYILNPDFTYKTIPIKLDSTRLKYNQYEELTPELYPVNLVFTKSGIGLLSLSYNGDVGNSRFWFIDAAHGHKTWYTNAEEMEWYPYTMDVNYDQSKIIFTNYSLQYFTVFDSKTMAFNKVYSKNTWNQGDITVASRKDANVYFQQVYYQSVVNIETGSNTNATLDALDAARFDFDYGQKNKIVGFRSWNGYVEVLDFTNSQTPIAYHYYRFFNSITNTLDGKYIITAAENGNGDSWVSQFPGEWFREEATQSSGNTLLKIKQYPSLIRKSQWR; from the coding sequence ATGAAACTGCTACTTTATATTACTTTACCAACAATCCTATTTGCTTTTTATTCCTGTAAAAAAGGAGAGGTAGCTGAAGTTAAGCAATATAGTAAACTGAAAGTTACTGTTACTAATCAATACAAACAACCTGTTTCAGGATTTACGATATCGTTAAAAACCGGATCGCGATCAATATCGAAAGTTAGCGAAAGCGATATTTATACGGCCTCTTATGAAGCGGGGGGCTATACATTAACGATAAATAAAACCGGCTTCATTGATTTTACAGAAAAAATTCAGTTAAATGCAGATGAACTTAAAGAAATGCAGATAGTGCTAAAAGCCGGTGAGGCTTATTTAAAACTCAACTCTGATTCAATTTTAAGGCTTCCATCCTCTTCATTATCCAGTATTGTAAAAATACAAAGTAATACCAAATGGATTACCAAAGACACATCTGATTGGATTGAAATTTCAAAAGCGGAAGCATTTGGTGATGATGAATTTTACGTTCAGACAAAGGCAAACCTGTCCGATTCCATCCGGAGTTCAACTATTAAAATATTGGCAGGAGATCATGAGCAGCAAGTAGTTATTACTCAATACCCACCCATCCGTATAAAAAAAACTATAGGAATACCAGGCAATGTAATGACCCAAACCCCCAGTTCAATAAAAATTGAGTTTAATCAGCCGGTTATTTTAAATAATCTTCAGTCTCTGTACTATTACTGTATAAGTGGCACACCATTACAACCTGTGGTTGACAGTAATATATTATCATTTAACTATAGTTGTGGCGAACTAGGGGGAGAATATCCTTTCAGCATCTCTGTAAAGAATACAATTGGAGATACTTTTGCAGAAACAATTAATGTGGGCTTTTATTTACAACAACTTCACTTTAAAGGAAATATAGTTACTCATTTTGTGAATGACAAGGATAATAGTTTTTGGCTATTAATGGAAAATCCGGATATTCTTTATAAGATTGATATGCGCAGCTTGAAAATAATAAAAGAGTATCCATTATTCACTAATGCCCGAATGATTACTGTTAACCCTTATAATGATAAGATTTACATCGGATATTCGGGAGTAGCAGCATTATATATTTTGAATCCGGATTTCACTTATAAAACTATTCCTATAAAACTAGATTCAACAAGGTTAAAATACAACCAATACGAAGAACTAACCCCGGAATTATATCCTGTAAATTTAGTTTTTACAAAGTCTGGTATTGGTCTTTTATCTTTATCCTATAACGGAGACGTTGGTAATTCCCGTTTTTGGTTTATTGATGCGGCTCATGGGCATAAAACATGGTATACAAATGCAGAGGAAATGGAATGGTATCCCTATACTATGGATGTGAACTATGATCAGTCTAAAATTATTTTCACAAATTATAGCTTACAATACTTCACTGTATTCGATTCTAAAACAATGGCTTTCAATAAAGTATATAGTAAAAACACATGGAATCAGGGTGATATTACTGTAGCTTCCAGGAAAGATGCAAATGTTTATTTTCAGCAGGTATACTATCAGTCTGTTGTAAATATTGAAACGGGCTCAAACACAAATGCAACATTGGATGCGCTTGATGCAGCGCGTTTTGATTTTGATTATGGTCAAAAAAATAAAATAGTTGGATTCAGATCGTGGAACGGGTATGTTGAAGTGCTTGATTTTACGAATAGCCAAACGCCCATTGCATATCATTATTATCGCTTTTTTAATTCTATAACAAATACATTAGATGGCAAGTATATAATTACAGCGGCCGAAAATGGTAACGGAGACTCATGGGTAAGCCAATTTCCTGGAGAATGGTTTCGTGAGGAAGCCACCCAGTCGTCTGGTAATACCTTATTAAAAATTAAACAGTATCCCTCTTTGATCAGAAAAAGCCAATGGCGATGA